A single window of Nicotiana sylvestris chromosome 5, ASM39365v2, whole genome shotgun sequence DNA harbors:
- the LOC138868578 gene encoding uncharacterized protein: MTDGCCGSEVGVKTFSESKDPGILHGVIDLHLQELRSRFDAVSTDLLLGMASLNPLNSFGNFDKNRIMKLAEYYPNEFDSNKLRDLSFQLDSFVVYARGHDKRFFNMKGISDLSKVLVKSDLHQTWPLVYLLIKLTPILPVATASVERAFSSMNYIKNELRNSIGDEFLNSCLVCYVERKIFSTMSNDAIIHYFQHMKSRRSQL; encoded by the exons ATGACTGATGGGTGTTGTGGTTCTGAAGTGGGAGTTAAAACCTTTTCTGAAAGCAAAGACCCAG GAATTCTTCATGGTGTTATTGATTTGCATCTTCAAGAGCTTAGAAGTCGTTTTGATGCCGTGAGTACCGACTTACTTCTCGGTATGGCTAGTTTAAATCCACTTAATTCATTTGGTAATTTTGATAAGAACAGGATAATGAAGTTGGCTGAATATTATCCCAATGAGTTTGATAGCAACAAGCTCCGGGATCTTAGTTTCCAGCTTGATAGTTTTGTAGTTTATGCTCGTGGTCATGACAAGAGGTTCTTCAACATGAAGGGAATTAGTGACCTTTCTAAAGTATTGGTTAAGTCAGACCTGCATCAAACTTGGCCACTGGTGTATTTACTTATCAAGTTGACTCCCATTCTTCCTGTTGCTACCGCTTCTGTGGAACGTGCTTTCTCATCCATGAACTATATAAAAAATGAGCTTCGTAATAGCATAGGTGATGAATTTTTAAACAGTTGTTTAGTTTGCTATGTAGAGCGTAAGATATTCTCAACTATGAGCAATGATGCCATTATTCATTATTTTCAACATATGAAAAGTCGTCGATCACAGTTGTGA